The genome window TCGATGTTGCGCGAGTCGGCGTCGACCTTGATGGTGGGCAGCACGTGGCGGCCTTCGTAGTCGTCGCGGTGGGCGAACTCGTAGCCGGCGCCGAGGATCTTCATGCCCAGTTCGCCAAACAGTTCCTGGTAGTGGTGGGCGCGCGAGCCGCCGACGAACAGCATGGCCGACTTGCCCTCGGTGCGCGGCCGGATCTCGTCCACGACCTTCCTGACCTCGAGCATCTCCTCCGCGATGACCTGCTCGACCCGGTCCATGAGTTCCTGGTCCTCGAAGTAGGCGGCCATGCGGCGCAGCGATTTGGCGCTGGCCTCGGCGCCGATGAAGTTCACCTTGATCCAGGGGATGCCGAACTTGGTCTCCATCATCTCGGCCACGTAGTTGAGCGAGCGGTGGCACATGACGGTGTTGAGGTCGGCGTGGTGGGCCACGCGGAAATCCTCGACCGTGGAGTTGCCGGAGAAGGTGGCGATCAGGGTGAAGCCGCACTTTTCCAGGATGCGCTCGATCTCGAAGGCGTCGCCGCCGATGTTGTACTCGCCGAGCATGTTGACCTTGAACTTGCCCGTGACCGGCGTGTCGTTGGTGCCGATGACGTGCTTCATGATCTGGTTGTTGGCGATGTGGTGGCCGGCGGACTGGGACACGCCCTTGTAGCCTTCGCAGGAGTTGGCGAAGACGGTGATGCCGAGCTTTTCCTGCATCTGCCGGGCCACGGCGTGGATGTCGTCGCCGATGAGCCCCACCGGGCAGGTGGAGAAGACGGAAATGGCCTTGGGATGGAAGTTGTCGTAGGCTTCCTGGATGGCCGCGGCGAGCTTTTTCATGCCGCCGAACACGATGTCGTGCTCGGTCATGTCCGTGGAAAAGGAGTAGGGGATGAAGTTGTCCCCGTCGGGGCCGGCGTCGGTCTGGTTGCGGCGGGTCAGCCAGGAGTAGAAGCCGCAGCCGATGGGGCCGTGGGTCAGGTTGACGATGTCGCGGGAAGGGCCCAACACGACGCCCTTGCAGCCGGCGTAGGTGCAGCCGCGCTGGGTGATGATGCCCGGAATGGTGCGGACGTTGGCCTGGATTTCGGGAATCTCGCCGCCCTGCGCGCCCGGGGTCATGGCCTTGGCCCGCTTGCGCGCCACCTTGGTGGGCATCCTGGCGATCAATTCCTTCTTGATCTCTTCGGTATTCATGGGCTTGGTGCTCATCTCGATGCTACCTCATTAGCTCTGTAAGGTCCGGGGACGTCCGCCGCGCTGGCCTAGACGATGGCCGCGTCGCCTTCCTCGCCGGTCCGGACGCGGATGGAATCGGAGACGGGCATCACGAAGATCTTGCCGTCGCCGGCCCGGCTGGTCCTGTTGACGGATATCAGGACATCCACGGCCGGCCGGACCTTGTCGTCGGGCACCACCAGGGAGATGATGCGCTTGGGATAGAGCCGGCCCTTGGTGCCGAGCAGGGCGATGGCCTCCTCGTTGCCGGCGGCGGCCCCTTCGAGAACTTCCTGGTTGACCAGGCCCTTGCCGCGGCCGTAGCCCTCGCGGGCCACGAAGGCCGGGATGCCGGCGTCGGCCAGGGCCTTTTTGGTCTGGTTCATCTTGTTCATGCGGATGACCGCCATGATCTCCTTCATGACATCCTCCCCTAGGATTCCTTCACGCCGGAGGAAATGGTGTACATCTCCTCCACGGGGCTCACGAAGATCTTGCCGTCGCCGAAGGCGCCCTTGGTCCCGGTGCGGGCGCTTTCCATGACGGTCTTGACCACGAATTCCTTGTCCTTGTCGTCCACGACGCAGATCAGCATGACCTTGGGAATCTCGTCGTACTGGATCTCGCCGATCTTGATGCCGCGCTGCTTGCCGCGCCCGGCCACGTTGAACTTGGTCACCGCCGGGAAGCCGGCGTCCATCAGGGCGGCCAGGACGTCATCGCATTTCTCGGGACGAACGATGGCTCTTACCATGGTCTGCATATCGAAACTCCTTTGCGTGCGCGCGTGTGCTGTCGGTTGCGGTTGCCGGCCGGGCTAGTTGGAGATGCCGAAATCGATGAGCAGCTTTTCCAGGGTGTTGATCTCGATGGGCTTGGGGATCACGAACATGTCGTTGGCGTCGATCTTCTTGGCCAGGGCCCGGTACTCGTCGGCCTGGGGGTGCTCGGGCGAATAGTCGATGACGGTCTTGCGGTTGATCTCGGCGCGCTGGACCTGGTTTTCGCGGGGCATGAAGTGGATCATCTGGGTGCCGAGCTGGCGGCACAGCTCCTGGATCATTTCCTGTTCCTGATCGACCTTGCGGCTGTTGCAGATGATGCCGCCCAGGCGCACGCCGCCGGTGTCGGCGTATTTCACGATGCCCTTGCAGATGTTGTTGGCGGCGTACATGGCCATCATCTCGCCGGAACAGACGATGTAGATCTCCTCGGCCTTGCCGTCGCGGATGGGCATGGCGAAACCGCCGCAGACGACGTCGCCGAGTACGTCGTAGAAGACGTAGTCGAGGTGCTTGTCGTCCTCGTAGGCGCCGAGCTGTTCGAGCAGGTTGATGGAGGTGATGATGCCGCGGCCGGCGCAGCCGACGCCGGGCTCGGGGCCGCCGGACTCGGTGCACATGGTGCCGCCGTAGCCTTCCTTGAGGATGTCGTCGAGGTCGACGTCCTCGCCTTCCTCGCGCAGGGTGTCGAGGACGGTCTTCTGGGCCAGGCCGTGCAGGAGCAGGCGGGTGGAGTCGGCCTTGGGGTCGCAGCCGACCACCATGACCTTCTTGCCCATTTCCGCCAGGCCCGCGACGGTGTTCTGCGTGGTGGTGGACTTGCCGATGCCGCCCTTCCCGTAAATCGCGATTTTACGCATTTTGTAATGCCTCCTGCTGCAGAGTGTGATGGGACCCTCTTAGGCAAGAGTCATGCCACGTCGGGAAAGTCGTGACGCTCGTTAGATAATATCTTGAAATATAATGAAAATAATGCAACGGCCCGAGGCCGGGCCAAGCCGCGGCCGCCGGAGGGGACAAAATTGTCGCCCGGTGGACGACAAAAATGTTGTGTTTGGAAAATGTCGGAAGGCCGGTGCCGGTCAGTAGCGGATCAGGCCGTCGCGGATGACCGACCGGGCCGCGTCCACGGCCGCGGCGTCGAAGCCCGTGCCCCGGTGGCGGGCAAGCTCCTCCAGGGCGGCGGCCACGCCCAGGGCCGGCCGGTAGGGCCGGTTGGAGGCCATGGCGTCCAGCACGTCGGCCACGGCCAGGATGCGCGCCCCGAGGGGAATGTCCGGCCCGGACAGGCCCCGGGGATAGCCCGAGCCGTCCAGCCGCTCATGGTGGGCCCAGACGACGGCGGCCACGGGCCAGGGAAAATCGATTTCCTTGAGGATCTCGTAGCCGGCCTGGGCGTGCTGGCGCATGAATTCCCACTCCAGCCCCACCAGCCGGCCGGGCTTGCACAGGTAGCGCACCGGCACCACGATCTTGCCGATGTCGTGGAGCTGGCCGGCCACCCGGATGCCGGCCGCCTCGTCGGCGGACAGGCCCAGGCGCCGGGCCATGGCCGTGGCCAGCCGGGACACGCTGTCCTGATGGCCGGCGGTATAGGGGTCGCGGTAGCGCACGGTCTTGGACAGGGAGGTGACGGTCTGGTGGAACAGCAGGCTCGTGCGGGCCAGGCTCTGGCGCAACTGTTCCTGGGACAGCCGCCGTTCGGTCACGTCCACCATGGAGCCTTCGTGGAGCACCACCCGGCCGTTGCCGTCGCGCACCGCCCGGGCGTGGATGGACACCCAGATGCGCGTGCCGTCGGCCCGGCGCAGCTCGGCGTCCAGGGCGCGGACCATGTCCGCCTCTTCCAGGGCCAGGGTCAGGCCCCGGCGGGTCCCGTCGTCGACGAACAGGCGCGCCGCGGCCTCGGGGTCGTCGGTGAGGGCCGTGGCCGCCGGGAAGCCGAGCATGGCGCACAGGGCGTCGTTGACCGTGACGAAGCGCCCGGCCGGGGTCATCTGGAAAAGCCCCTCCACGGCGTGCTCGAAAATGGCCCGGTATTTCTCCTCGGCCTCGGTCAGGGCCCATTTGGTGCTCTTTTCCGCCGTGATGTCGCGCAGGTAGCCGAAATAGTAGTGCTCGTCGCCCCCGGCGTCCACCAGGCGGGCCGACTCCTCGACCCACAAGACGAAGCCGTCCCGGCCCATGGCCTGGTACTGCCGGCCGGTGACGAACCCGGTCGCGGCCAATTCGTCCAGGACGGCCCGGCGGGAGGCCGGGTCCAGGTAGTGCTGGTCCGGGAACGCGGCCATGGCTTCCAGGAATTGCCCCGGGCTGTCGTAGCCGAACAACTGGGCCATGGCCCGGTTGACCTCGAGAAACGATCCGTCCGGGGCGCGCAGGTAGATGGCCAGGGGCGCGTCGTGAAACAGCACCGCCGCGGCGTCCATGGGCGCGGCGGCGCGCCCGGCGAGGGAGGTGGGGGCTGGGCCGGCCACGCGTGACCCCCTAACTGAGGAAGCGCCGCACCAGGGCGACGAGGCTTGCCGGTTCGAAGGGCTTGACGATCCAGCCGGTGGCCCCGGCGGCCACGGCCTGCCGGCGCATGGCGCTTTGGGATTCCGTGGTCAGGACCAGTACGGGCGTGAACCGCGTGTCCGGCCGCTGGCGCAGCCGGCCGAGCAACTCCAGCCCGCCCATGCCCGGCATGTTGATGTCGGTGATGACCAGATCGACGCCGCCCGCGACCTTGTCCAGGGCATCGGCGCCGTCCACGGCCTCGACGATGTCGTAGCCGGCCTGGCCAAGGGTCCTGGACACGAGCGAGCGCACGCTTTCCGCGTCGTCGACGGTCAAAATACGCTTGGCGGCCATCACCACTCCTTGCCGGGGGCGGTTGCAGCACTTATTGTCTGCACCACTATGGACCAAACCAATATGGACCAACGACAGCCTTGGCAAGCCTTGACCGGGGATTTCCCCGGGGCGGGGGTTCGGCCGCGGCGGGCCGCCATGGCGCGTGGACAGGCCCGGCGCGGCTGTGCTATGGTATTCACCCTTACACCACGCGGGCCTCTCCCGTCTCCGCCCG of Solidesulfovibrio sp. contains these proteins:
- the nifD gene encoding nitrogenase molybdenum-iron protein alpha chain codes for the protein MSTKPMNTEEIKKELIARMPTKVARKRAKAMTPGAQGGEIPEIQANVRTIPGIITQRGCTYAGCKGVVLGPSRDIVNLTHGPIGCGFYSWLTRRNQTDAGPDGDNFIPYSFSTDMTEHDIVFGGMKKLAAAIQEAYDNFHPKAISVFSTCPVGLIGDDIHAVARQMQEKLGITVFANSCEGYKGVSQSAGHHIANNQIMKHVIGTNDTPVTGKFKVNMLGEYNIGGDAFEIERILEKCGFTLIATFSGNSTVEDFRVAHHADLNTVMCHRSLNYVAEMMETKFGIPWIKVNFIGAEASAKSLRRMAAYFEDQELMDRVEQVIAEEMLEVRKVVDEIRPRTEGKSAMLFVGGSRAHHYQELFGELGMKILGAGYEFAHRDDYEGRHVLPTIKVDADSRNIEELDIEPDPERYKPRKTPEQLEALNAKGLDFKGYEGMMGAMAKDSMVIDDINHYETEKLIEILKPDIFCAGIKEKYIIQKMGVPLKQLHNYDMGGPYAGFNGAINWYHDIDRMVNTKVWQLMKAPWQSTGPELEASYVAQ
- the nifH gene encoding nitrogenase iron protein produces the protein MRKIAIYGKGGIGKSTTTQNTVAGLAEMGKKVMVVGCDPKADSTRLLLHGLAQKTVLDTLREEGEDVDLDDILKEGYGGTMCTESGGPEPGVGCAGRGIITSINLLEQLGAYEDDKHLDYVFYDVLGDVVCGGFAMPIRDGKAEEIYIVCSGEMMAMYAANNICKGIVKYADTGGVRLGGIICNSRKVDQEQEMIQELCRQLGTQMIHFMPRENQVQRAEINRKTVIDYSPEHPQADEYRALAKKIDANDMFVIPKPIEINTLEKLLIDFGISN
- a CDS encoding P-II family nitrogen regulator → MKEIMAVIRMNKMNQTKKALADAGIPAFVAREGYGRGKGLVNQEVLEGAAAGNEEAIALLGTKGRLYPKRIISLVVPDDKVRPAVDVLISVNRTSRAGDGKIFVMPVSDSIRVRTGEEGDAAIV
- a CDS encoding response regulator, producing MAAKRILTVDDAESVRSLVSRTLGQAGYDIVEAVDGADALDKVAGGVDLVITDINMPGMGGLELLGRLRQRPDTRFTPVLVLTTESQSAMRRQAVAAGATGWIVKPFEPASLVALVRRFLS
- a CDS encoding P-II family nitrogen regulator, with the protein product MQTMVRAIVRPEKCDDVLAALMDAGFPAVTKFNVAGRGKQRGIKIGEIQYDEIPKVMLICVVDDKDKEFVVKTVMESARTGTKGAFGDGKIFVSPVEEMYTISSGVKES
- a CDS encoding HD domain-containing phosphohydrolase; amino-acid sequence: MAGPAPTSLAGRAAAPMDAAAVLFHDAPLAIYLRAPDGSFLEVNRAMAQLFGYDSPGQFLEAMAAFPDQHYLDPASRRAVLDELAATGFVTGRQYQAMGRDGFVLWVEESARLVDAGGDEHYYFGYLRDITAEKSTKWALTEAEEKYRAIFEHAVEGLFQMTPAGRFVTVNDALCAMLGFPAATALTDDPEAAARLFVDDGTRRGLTLALEEADMVRALDAELRRADGTRIWVSIHARAVRDGNGRVVLHEGSMVDVTERRLSQEQLRQSLARTSLLFHQTVTSLSKTVRYRDPYTAGHQDSVSRLATAMARRLGLSADEAAGIRVAGQLHDIGKIVVPVRYLCKPGRLVGLEWEFMRQHAQAGYEILKEIDFPWPVAAVVWAHHERLDGSGYPRGLSGPDIPLGARILAVADVLDAMASNRPYRPALGVAAALEELARHRGTGFDAAAVDAARSVIRDGLIRY